GTAAatgcattgtgaaaaaaaaattacttttaattttgtcaaagaaaatattaacaaaaatcagACCAGTTATTGTTCAATGCAAAATCAAACCTaaccattataaaaatttaccaaattaaaagcaaatcaaagcatTACAACTTTTCAAATGAATATTATTTCGAAGATTTTAAAACAGgcgtataaaaaaaacagtacacTTGGCATCAGTGGTAACATTTGTCAGATGGGCAAAAACTAAAATGGCGTTGTATTTATCTCGCGTTCGTGTGGatataaattatacaaaattaaacaataatTGGTACGAAAATGTATCCGAATTCGCCGGAAGCTGTTTCGCCAGCGGTTTTTCAACATCCAACTCGGTCAGTATGGATAAATCGCGTGCTGCTATCTTTTCAAACTGGATGGAACATCAACAGAATGCAAGTCGAGTTTGCTGTTGATTTTCATGAAGGTAAGTGAGCTGTGCTATTGTGTTAAAGGATTTTTGTTCGCATTTGTAGGGCAAACGCATAAAAAGTGAttgattaaagttttttaattgcAGTGTATGAAGTTCCCGAATGCTGTCCACTCCCGGCGAATCTTCCGGTACCAAGTCGACCACTGCATGGAAGTATTTCTGCAGGATGTTTTCTCCGGTTTGGATCCAACCGACGGACGGACGGACGGATAAACTGGAAAAAGGACACCAGCAATGTTCGCAACCGGTAAGTTTCATtaacattttataaatatatcgATGCCAACttatgaaggtttttttttcattgtttcagCGACGGGAGCTGGAAGCAATGTCGTCACGCTGGGAGAATAAATGTCCCGTACGACTTTCGGATCCAGCAGTGACCAGCAGCTACGCCcgtgtttttataaatttgacctAGTGAGGAAGCTCATAATATCAAATACTAATGCATAATACAAGtgaattaaatcaaaaataataaaatttaaaaatgagtttgtttttctcttAAAGAAAAAAGTGGGTGGGTGTGCGTGCTGCTTTCCCCTACGATTCAGAATACAATACGCATAACGTTGGAAGAACGTTCTATCGAATCGTTTTGCGACTATCACTGTAAATGTTCAGTTACAAGGTAATTTTAAGAATAACTGTAACTAAAACAGTTCGATGCACAAAATACGTTATTCATAAGCGTATTTTAACGTTATCTCAACCGTTTGCTGAGCAGTACTTCCATATaaatgttttaacagtttttaacagtaacataacttaacgccatattccacagaccgtcgttttggaattcacaattagtggaatgttttttacgatgtcagttatcgtttgttaaaagtttttttacgctaTTCCTTATAATTATATTACTATTATAGTAACTGTTtggtaacagtatttttttattcgggTAACTTTCATGTTAAAAATACTGAGCAGCTCATCCGGTGACACCAAAGTTCCGTCAGTTGGTTTAGTAAGTTGATTAAATACGGTTCCTTTAGGATCCCTTAGCCGATTGGGGAAACAGGTCCAACGCTTTCGAGGAGATGCGGGATGTTTCCGACGGAGATCTGGATCATGTGCTGCTGTTGCCGCGAATGTCTCGACCGGCAAATTCCCCTTCCGGACCATCAAACCTGCACCCCAGGATTGCAGGGTTAtttattactgaaaaaaattgaaacaattaaaaaatagtttatggAAAACATAATTGCTATAAACTTACATTTTAGCTGAGGATTTGCCAAACAAAAAAGATTTCTTCGTTTCCGCCGCCAAACCAAAACAcgccatttttatttgttttgaagccAGTAGAGACACACTCTGATGCATTCCGAGTTTTGTTTTACGGATTATTACTggtatctttaaaaaatatttttgtatcatttcaaGCGAAGACACAGGAaagatagcaaatttattcaaaaattggaaGATTTTAGAACGATCACTTGAATAGTCACTATTCATGTAATCAGAACAGAATCATATTGACGATAAGTTGTATGATATTTGAGTAATCCAAAAATCTTGTACAGAAACATCCAAAacacaatattaaaaatatatcagATTCTCATTCAATTGATACAAACATAATGCAAGAAACggttagaatttaaaaaatgaaatatcttttctttttaaaaaaaatcaacataattaaatttttagtacAGAAATGAACCgccttaataaaaataaacagaatgataaaatttcaacaaaaatgagTTTCGCGTGCTTACAGTGTAtctttgtttgtaaacaaataGAACACGCTCGGGTTATTTCAACCATGTTTGTGTTAAAATGCAACTCATGTTCTACTCATTTCATCCGAGCTTTTGTCGTGGAGCTTTTagctttctaataaaaaaaactaaaccaagGAGAGTATTCGGATTGCTGTATTAGCTCGAGCAAATAATTTCAAAGctcgtcatatgaatttatgataaggagcaattttttttactgctcTGGTGGTTCGTGTTCGTAATTATAAAACTATGTGTTTGTTGacaaaattcaagtcattcataccgtttatcacGATCCAGCGGGCATCAAAttcgatgttgttttgttggatttactgagcgttcactttagagcttgaacattgaggcACAAAACAgtgctgatgatttttttgtccaagcttTCGGCGATGTGgccagatattttattttaagagggatcagatgtcgcttgtCTTATATGCAGGTTCactaattctaaaattttaagattgaatttttaaactgagTTTTTTCTCCAacatttctataaaaaatagttttgaagaaaataataattttcagtgccaaaaaatttcgttaaattttatataaacaaGTTGCATAAATATTGAAACAGTGCCGAATTTGTTTTTCTCTATATAAAATCAAGATGAATCATGTTCAACTTTTTCGTTAGGATTGCGATATAATATTAATTTATCAATTATAATCATAGATTTTtacaaaccaaaccaaaaccgTTTCATTGTTTCGATAAACTCAATAATGGTTGAAAATAGATAAGCGTGTTAGATGTTTTTGAATTCtgatcgaagttttttttttatcttaaaacggTTTAAAACAGTGATTTTTACGGAAATCATTTAATAAAACGATTATTTGAgcgtttttaaatatattttaacgTTATGGCAAAACCTCGCGCGTGTGTCGTGCCCTGCTGCCAGGGTGAAAAGTTCGAGCTGGTGCACAAATTTCCCTCCGACCGGGAACGAGCAGAGCTGTGGAAATCGATTCTCAACATACCGGAACTGCGACCGTTGGACGTGGACGTGATTCGGGGACGGTACTTCGTGTGCTCCCGACACTTCCGGGATGCGGACTACAAAAACAAACTGTCCCGAAGTTTGAATGTTACGGCTAACCCTTCGCTTAATTTGTACACACTGTGCGATTCGGAAGGATTGAGCCGGATTGCTCCCCCGATGGTGCGGCCCGGTCAAACGATTGAATCCGTCGCTGGGATTAGTAGTAAAGAACCGACCTTCGTAACGGTTAGCTTAGATCTTCAACCTGTCGGCATAGaacaaaacctggaaaaagcTGCTTACGTTGAAACGTTAATTCATACTGAAGAAAATGTACAGGACCCGTTGAAAAAATCTCCGGTGCTCAATCCTGTTAGGATTATTAAACGACCGCATCGAGCTGTTTCTCTGGCCGGGACTACaccggcaaaaatttttaaatttaagcagGAACCTGGAACAACAATCCAAAGAATCGCATTTGCTAAAGTGTCGCCAGAAAAGAAGGAAATCGTACTAAAAAGGATCAAAATGATGCCATGTCAGAACGAGCAAGTCTTTGAAGCCACCCGTGCCATCGATCAGTCAAAACCGATAATAAGAAAAACCGCAGAAAAAGAAACAGTTTTCACCGCGTCAGAAAATTCGACAGATAATCAGCCAGAGATGGAAACGTCCATCGAGATATTGCAATCTCAACCTGAATCTGAGCCTCAACTTGAAACGGAAGATAGCAAAACGACAAAAGTTTTGGCTCTGCTCGAGTGTACcccagaaaatttggaaaagcttcGGCTCAAAATGAAGGATGGCGTAGTTCCGTTCGATGAAAACCTGTTCCGAGAAATTACCGAGGACATTGAGCCACCAGGTGAGCAGGTTTTTGGTTTACTTTATTTGAACTTggataggaaaaaaataaaaaaatatatgctcATTAGGGCCGAATGGAATTGAAGCATcaactatttttaaactttttcaaatatctactaaaaagtgaaataaataatgcaaaaaacggGAACAAAATGCGAGACGGTCTTACGTTGCTACGTACACGTACGTGTAcatatttgaatcaaaaatcaaacaatgttTCCTATCCacgttttcatttaattttagcAAATTGCAAGTCTCTATTAGGTCTGAAAAAACTGTAAATCAGGGGTTAGccacccgcggcccgcgggccgcattcGGCCCTCGAGGCACGTTTGTGCGAcccgcgaagcttatctcaaattatattcaattcacgattttttctacgatagattgtcaattatcattaaaaaaaaattaaaatgacgaaaatgacgaaaatgacaaaaatgacagaaaagacaaaaatgacaaaaataacaaaagtgaaaaaaattacaaaaatgacaaaattgacaaaaattaaaaaaatgacaaaaatgacaaaattgtcaaaaatgatgaaaatgacaaaaataacaaaaatgtcaaaaatgacaaaaacgacgaaaacgacaaaaatgacaaaaatgacaaaaatgacaaaaatgacaaaaatgacaaaaatgacaaaaatgacaaaaatgacaaaaatgacaaaaatgacaaaaatgacaaaaatgacaaaattgacaaaattgacaaaattgacaaaattgacaaaattgacaaaattgacaaaaatgacgaaaatgacgaaaatgacaaaaatgacaaaaatgacaaaaatgacaaaaatgacaaaaatgacaaaattgacaaaattgacaaaattgacaaaattgacaaaaatgataaaaatgacgaaaatgacaaaaatgacaaaaatgacaaaaatgacaaaagtgacagaaatgacaaaattggcaaaaatgacaaaaatgacaaaattgccaaaaacgacgaaaatgacgaaaatgacaaaaataacaaaaatgacaaaaaatacaaaaatgacaaaaattacaaaaatgacaaaatgacaaatgtgaaaaaaatgataaaaattacatcactgacaaaaatgacaaaaagacaaaaaaagacaaatatgacaaaaatgacaaaaatgacaaaaatgacaaaaatgacaaaaatgacaaaaatgacaaaagtaacaaaattgacaaaattgacaaaaacgacgaaaatgacgaaaatgacaaaaatgacaaaaatgacaaaaattacaaaaattacaaaaatgacaaaaatgacaaaaatgacaaaaatgacaaaaatgacaaaaatgacaaaagtgacaaaagtgagaaaaatgacaaaaatgacaaaaatgacaaaaatgacaaaaatgacaaaaatgacaaaaatgacaaaattgacaaaaatgacgaaaatgacaaaaatgacaaaattgacaaaaattaaaaaaatgacaaaaatgacaaaaatgacaaaaatgacaaaaatgacaaaattgacaaaattgacaaaaacgacgaaaatgacaaaa
This sequence is a window from Uranotaenia lowii strain MFRU-FL chromosome 3, ASM2978415v1, whole genome shotgun sequence. Protein-coding genes within it:
- the LOC129751723 gene encoding uncharacterized protein LOC129751723, producing the protein MYPNSPEAVSPAVFQHPTRSVWINRVLLSFQTGWNINRMQVEFAVDFHEVYEVPECCPLPANLPVPSRPLHGSISAGCFLRFGSNRRTDGRINWKKDTSNVRNRDGSWKQCRHAGRINVPYDFRIQQ